One Rhodobacteraceae bacterium M385 genomic region harbors:
- a CDS encoding TetR/AcrR family transcriptional regulator encodes MNAEMQIKKGRKYDQVIGGARAVFMREGFEGASVDEIARDAGVSKATLYSYFPDKQHLFLAVLKMECTAQSEVEVLFEQSGLSVEEKLVVICKKLVTFFLSDFGQDMFRVCVAEAKRFPELGVTFYASGPKNWGEKIAGFLCTEKARTVLDIEDPLLAADQLAQLCRSDLMLKVMFGIEKDPSEDELSRVAHEAVRTFLARYRRVS; translated from the coding sequence ATGAACGCTGAGATGCAGATCAAGAAGGGTCGCAAGTACGACCAAGTGATTGGCGGCGCCCGCGCTGTCTTCATGCGTGAGGGTTTTGAAGGCGCGTCCGTGGATGAAATCGCCCGCGATGCCGGCGTGTCGAAGGCGACGCTTTACAGCTATTTTCCCGATAAGCAGCATCTGTTTTTGGCTGTCCTGAAGATGGAATGCACCGCCCAATCCGAGGTGGAAGTGTTGTTCGAGCAATCGGGCCTGAGCGTCGAAGAAAAGCTGGTCGTGATCTGCAAAAAACTAGTCACGTTTTTCCTGAGCGATTTTGGTCAAGACATGTTCCGCGTCTGCGTGGCCGAGGCCAAGCGCTTCCCGGAATTGGGCGTGACCTTCTATGCCAGCGGCCCCAAGAACTGGGGCGAAAAGATCGCGGGTTTCCTGTGCACCGAAAAGGCCCGTACGGTGTTGGACATCGAAGACCCGCTCCTTGCCGCTGACCAATTGGCGCAGCTTTGCCGCTCGGACCTGATGCTTAAGGTCATGTTTGGCATCGAAAAAGACCCCTCCGAGGATGAGCTTTCCCGCGTCGCGCATGAGGCAGTGCGGACTTTCCTTGCCCGTTATCGCCGCGTTTCCTAG